In Populus alba chromosome 1, ASM523922v2, whole genome shotgun sequence, a single window of DNA contains:
- the LOC118046936 gene encoding replication factor C subunit 1: MQRDIRKWFMKAHDKGNDNAATNAEKKPPPTEPKTETPVCGGQEGSGRRKTSKYFAANKQKQKEDKEVEDLPAKRKAQNDGVRSVKPPPSKKVHKVDDEEEDDDFSLPKKKNDASPSKKLKSSSGRGIAQKPVHVNESDEDDVKDTESPLKSGGRGRGGRGVSGAPSGGRGRGGGRGGFMNFGERKDPPHKGEKEVPEGAPNCLAGLTFVISGTLDSLEREEAEDLIKRHGGRVTGSVSKKTSYLLCDEDIEGRKSSKAKELGTPFLTEDGLFDKICSSKNSKAPAREDSKVSVEKVASLPKKSPQKADLKSSSLMSNAAHKDLGAGSQQAKQKDQAIQRSSLIWTEKYRPKVPNEMIGNQSLVTQLHNWLKNWNEQFHDTGNKGKGKKQNDSTAKKAVLLSGPPGIGKTTSAKLVSKMLGFQAIEVNASDNRGKADAKIFKGISGSNANCIKELISNEALGFEMDRSKHLKTVLIMDEVDGMSAGDRGGVADLIASIKISKIPIICICNDRYSQKLKSLVNYCLLLSFRKPTKQQMAKRLIQVANAEGLQVNEIALEELAERVNGDMRMALNQLHYMSLSMSVINYDDVRQRLQGSAKDEDISPFTAVDKLFGFSGGKLRMDERIDLSMSDPDLVPLLIQENYINYRPSSLGKDDNGMKRMSLIARAAESIADGDIINVQIRRYRQWQLSQTGSLSSCIIPAALLHGSRETLEQGERNFNRFGGWLGKNSTAGKNLRLLEDLHVHLLASRESNMARETLRLDYLTVLLKQLTDPLRVLPKDEAVEKVVEFMNVYSISQEDMDTIVELSKFQGHGNPLDGIPSTVKAALTRAYKEERKSRMVRAADLVTLPGKKKAPKKRVAAILEPSDDGLREENGDALAESEEENSSDTEDMEGTGNGEKLQSELQSLNSKGIQVEVELKCGKESSKSKKTPTGRGKGGSASTEKKPAGRGRGGSGSSEKPGAKRKR; the protein is encoded by the exons ATG caACGAGATATTCGAAAATGGTTTATGAAGGCACACGATAAAGGCAATGACAATGCTGCTACCAATGCTGAGAAGAAACCTCCTCCAACTGAGCCGAAGACCGAAACACCT GTGTGTGGAGGTCAAGAAGGTTCAGGGAGGAGGAAAACTAGCAAGTATTTTGCGGCAAATAAACAGAAGCAAAAAGAGGATAAAGAAGTAGAGGATCTTCCTGCTAAGAGAAAAGCTCAAAATGATGGTGTCCGATCTGTGAAACCCCCACCTTCTAAAAAGGTTCACaaagttgatgatgaagaagaagatgatgactTTTCCTTGCCCAAGAAGAAGAATGATGCTTCTCCTAGTAAGAAATTGAAGAGCAGTTCAGGCAGGGGGATTGCTCAGAAACCTGTACATGTTAACGAAAGTGATGAAGATGATGTGAAGGATACTGAATCTCCTCTGAAATCTGGTGGCAGAGGTCGTGGTGGTAGGGGTGTGTCTGGGGCACCATCTGGTGGAAGGGGCAGAGGTGGTGGACGGGGAGGATTTATGAACTTTGGTGAGAGGAAAGATCCTCCACACAAAGGAGAAAAG GAAGTCCCTGAAGGTGCTCCTAATTGTTTAGCTGGTTTAACTTTTGTGATTAGTGGAACGCTTGACAG TTTGGAAAGAGAAGAGGCAGAAGACTTGATTAAAAGGCATGGAGGTCGTGTTACTGGATCTGTCAGCAAGAAAACG AGTTATCTTTTATGTGATGAGGATATTGAGGGACGGAAATCTTCAAAAGCCAAAGAACTTGG CACACCTTTTCTTACCGAGGATGGGCTGTTTGATAAGATCTGCTCCTCAAAGAATTCAAAAGCCCCGGCACGAGAAGACTCAAAGGTGTCTGTGGAGAAAGTCGCATCTCTGCCAAAGAAAAGTCCTCAGAAAGCAGACTTGAAGA GTAGCTCTTTGATGTCAAATGCAGCCCACAAAGATTTGGGTGCAGGTTCCCAGCAAGCAAAGCAGAAAGATCAAGCTATACAACGCTCATCCCTAATATGGACAGAAAAATATAGGCCAAAGGTTCCAAATGAGATGATAGGAAATCAGTCACTG GTTACTCAGCTCCATAATTGGTTGAAGAACTGGAATGAGCAGTTCCATGATACTGGAAACAAGGGAAAGGGCAAAAAACAAAACGATTCTACCGCAAAAAAAGCTGTTCTATTGAGTGGACCACCTGGAATAGGGAAAACAACATCAGCAAAGCTGGTCTCTAAAATGCTCGGTTTCCAGGCAATTGAG GTAAATGCCAGTGACAATCGTGGGAAGGCAGATGCCAAGATTTTTAAAGGAATCAGTGGAAGCAATGCAAATTGCATAAAGGAACTTATCAGCAATGAAGCTCTGGGTTTTGAGATGGATAG GTCAAAGCATCTGAAAACAGTTTTGATCATGGATGAGGTAGATGGAATGTCTGCTGGAGATAGAGGTGGAGTTGCTGATCTTATTGCTAGTATAAAGATTTCCAAAATTCCTATCATCTGCATCTGTAATGACCGTTATAGTCAGAAGCTAAAAAGTCTTGTGAACTATTGCTTGCTTCTCAGTTTCCGGAAGCCTACAAAACAACAg ATGGCAAAGAGGTTAATTCAAGTTGCAAATGCAGAAGGCCTTCAAGTTAATGAG ATTGCACTTGAGGAGCTTGCAGAAAGGGTGAATGGAGATATGCGCATGGCATTAAACCAATTACATTATATGAGCCTCTCAATGTCAGTCATTAATTATGATGATGTAAGACAGCGCCTTCAAGGAAGTGCAAAAGATGAAGATATTTCACCATTCACCGCTGTGGATAA GCTGTTTGGCTTTAGTGGAGGAAAGCTGAGAATGGATGAGCGGATTGACCTCAGTATGAGTGATCCTGACTTGGTCCCTCTTCTTATCcag GAAAACTACATTAATTATAGGCCAAGTTCACTTGGTAAAGATGACAATGGGATGAAACGTATGAGCTTGATTGCACGTGCTGCTGAGTCTATTGCCGATGGAGATATAATAAATGTGCAGATTCGAAGATATCGACAGTGGCAGCTCTCTCAAACTGGTTCTCTGTCATCCTGTATCATTCC TGCTGCATTGTTGCATGGATCAAGGGAGACACTTGAACAG GGTGAACGGAATTTTAATAGATTTGGTGGGTGGCTGGGAAAGAATTCAACAGCGGGCAAAAATTTGAGGCTATTGGAGGATCTGCATGTTCATCTCCTTGCTTCTCGTGAATCTAATATGGCGAG GGAGACACTTCGACTTGACTACCTTACAGTTCTTCTGAAACAATTGACAGATCCTCTTCGGGTGCTGCCTAAG GATGAAGCTGTTGAGAAGGTTGTGGAGTTCATGAATGTATACTCAATAAGTCAGGAGGATATGGATACCATTGTGGAGTTATCAAAATTTCAG GGGCATGGGAATCCATTGGATGGCATACCATCAACTGTCAAAGCAGCTCTGACTAGAgcatataaagaagaaagaaaatcaaggatGGTACGAGCTGCAGATTTAGTAACACTTCCTGGAAAGAAGAAGGCCCCTAAGAAGCGTGTTGCAGCGATTCTAGAACCTTCTGATGATGGTCTAAGAGAGGAAAATGGTGACGCGTTGGCTGAAAGTGAAGAAGAAAACTCATCTGACACAGAGGATATGg AAGGAACTGGTAATGGCGAGAAGCTGCAATCTGAGCTTCAGAGTTTAAATTCAAAAG GAATCCAAGTAGAGGTTGAACTGAAGTGCGGAAAGGAAAGTTCAAAGTCTAAGAAGACCCCTACAGGAAGAGGAAAAGGTGGGTCTGCATCTACCGAAAAAAAACCAGCAGGCAGAGGGAGAGGTGGTTCCGGTTCATCAGAGAAACCTGGAGCTAAGAGAAAGAGATGA